A window of Aricia agestis chromosome 3, ilAriAges1.1, whole genome shotgun sequence contains these coding sequences:
- the LOC121725488 gene encoding uncharacterized protein LOC121725488, producing MGCIQSSIATVYSIYSKFCNETTLHGLKHTVAENFNELSRFLWFVLTVCAFTGAGYCALNQLGRYNSEPVVVSLQRDYRGWTTAFPALTACLLERVEQDKARAAIFRIWNITEEEDPEKYQYYYEFVELVAEISFRGNIQNFWKYQGDDSVDNIDLTALAREVHPPFELQVETSQRNLEVRWVQVMTEEGLCQTFNSAYAQYQVTDDHAWQEEPLMTCHYHSENCYVKINSMSNAMRYFIHSPYEISTAISNPTGEIYPGDELSTDFKVVEIEAASRIKGLSPAQRRCHYPDEWLAKSIKAYSFSLCQMQCRTHMAVMFCGCRPYFHIKGDGDICDARGMACIGRNVEILVNLPKNLAKCSCMPQCDELNYYSHTKKVNVRNLTTYRTTRTMFVTTFSLACNSVYYVTSFLYGFIWILHIVLPFVIDIGIFGVIVYHWTRLRKPNHNNVIHIFGPEPGSKESELHPQKTVRCIAHRGAGLDAPENTLQAFKYCVENECGFVELDVRLSRDGQLVLLHDQGLERLSGTDVANIRTVDWETIKNIDVGATHPNRLQFKEVRLCLLDDAIEYLLSKEVRMIIDVKGESQQMVNEILTVFASRPVLYKYAVVTTFNPFILYQIRRRDPKIVGAISYRPYCFSAQNYDAENGPTNPRFGDRLPLQMAARGADVAHALLWRWSARWCAASAVLVHKDIVSPSEVSYWRSLGVRCAGWCVNRPLEKLYWRGVLRAPYLANTLIGEPEVEQKKYTKNGERNESERILSTGEK from the exons ATGGGCTGTATCCAGTCTTCCATCGCGACGGTCTACTCGATCTACTCCAAATTTTGCAACGAGACTACTCTACACGGCCTCAAGCATACTGTCGCTGAGAATTTTAAC GAACTTTCTAGATTCCTCTGGTTCGTGCTTACGGTGTGCGCGTTCACGGGCGCCGGGTACTGCGCCCTCAACCAGCTGGGGCGGTACAACTCGGAGCCGGTGGTGGTGTCCCTGCAGCGCGACTACCGCGGCTGGACCACCGCCTTCCCCGCCCTCACCGCCTGCCTGCTGGAGCGCGTTGAACAGGACAAGGCTAGAGCGGCTatttttag GATCTGGAACATCACCGAGGAGGAAGACCCAGAGAAGTATCAATACTACTACGAGTTCGTGGAGCTGGTCGCGGAGATCTCCTTCCGCGGGAACATCCAGAACTTCTGGAAGTACCAGGGCGATGACAGCGTGGACAACATCGACCTGACCGCTCTGGCGAGGGAGGTGCATCCGCCGTTCGAGCTCCAGGTGGAAACCTCGCAGAGGAATTTAGAG GTCCGATGGGTCCAGGTGATGACGGAGGAGGGTCTCTGCCAGACCTTCAACTCGGCGTACGCGCAGTACCAGGTCACCGACGACCACGCCTGGCAGGAGGAGCCGCTCATGACCTGCCACTACCACAGCGAGAACTGCTACGTCAAAATAAACTCTATGTCCAATGCCATGAGG tatttcatCCACTCTCCGTACGAGATATCAACGGCTATATCCAATCCAACCGGTGAAATATATCCGGGGGATGAACTCTCTACTGACTTTAAG GTTGTGGAGATAGAGGCCGCGAGCCGCATCAAGGGTCTATCGCCGGCGCAGCGGCGCTGCCACTACCCCGACGAGTGGCTTGCCAAATCCATTAAG GCGTACAGCTTCAGCTTGTGCCAGATGCAGTGTCGAACACACATGGCAGTCATGTTCTGCGGGTGCAGACCCTACTTCCACATAAAGGGAG ATGGCGACATTTGCGACGCACGCGGCATGGCGTGTATCGGGCGCAATGTGGAGATCCTCGTCAACCTGCCCAAGAACCTCGCTAAGTGCTCCTGTATGCCTCAGTGTGACGAACTCAACTACTACTCGCACACAAAGAAGGTCAATGTCCG taactTAACCACATATCGAACGACACGAACGATGTTTGTTACGACATTTTCTTTAGCCTGTAACAGCGTATATTACGTTACATCTTTTCTGTATGGTTTTATTTGGATATTGCACATAGTTTTGCCGTTTGTGATCGACATTGGAATATTTGGAGTGATCGTGTACCACTGGACGAGGTTGAGAAAGCCAAATCACAATAATGTTATACACATATTCGGACCAGAACCTGGCTCGAAAGAGAGTGAGCTCCATCCACAGAAAACTGTACGATGTATAGCTCACAGAGGTGCGGGCTTAGACGCTCCAGAGAATACTTTACAAGCttttaaatat tgTGTTGAAAATGAATGCGGTTTTGTGGAGCTTGATGTGAGGCTGTCTAGAGACGGTCAGCTGGTTCTTCTACATGACCAGGGCTTGGAGCGACTGTCGGGGACAGATGTGGCCAACATCAGAACTGTGGACTGGGAGaccattaaaaatattgatgttGGTGCTACACATCCAAATAG ACTGCAATTCAAAGAAGTCCGCTTATGCCTTCTCGATGACGCAATTGAATATCTTCTATCCAAAGAAGTCAGGATGATAATTGATGTTAAAGGAGAAAGTCAACAG ATGGTGAATGAAATTCTAACAGTGTTTGCCTCTCGACCTGTGCTGTACAAGTATGCAGTAGTCACTACATTCAACCCATTTATACTATACCag atacGCAGAAGGGATCCCAAAATCGTGGGAGCGATCAGTTATAGGCCATACTGCTTTAGTGCACAGAATTATGATGCAGAGAATGGACCAACAAACCCAAG GTTCGGCGACCGCCTGCCGCTGCAGatggcggcgcgcggcgcggacGTCGCGCACGCGCTGCTGTGGCGGTGGTCGGCGCGGTGGTGCGCCGCCAGCGCCGTCCTCGTGCACAAGGACATCGTCAGCCC